A single Methylomonas sp. AM2-LC DNA region contains:
- the hlyD gene encoding secretion protein HlyD, producing MKKKLIVVTVLLLTLAGLAWLYHDYTSVKDNTLILYGNVDIREVNLGFRVAGRLAKLNVDEGDKVKKGDVLATLDDEPYRHQVANVTAQVKSLRERLKLRETGNRPQEIAQAKSLVHEREATANNAKLLLARSEQTLQIKGISTQDRDNAETNYHEAEARLTSARENLGLLEAGYRSEDKAQAKADLEQAEASLANALLQVKDSVLSAPDAGIILTRAQEAGAILQAGNTVFTLSLQNPVWVRAYVHEPDLGRIHPGSQVHIYSDTHQNQPFSGKIGFISPRAEFTPKTVETTQLRTSLVYRLRIVVEHPDETLRQGMPVTIKLADENSHVANSEITHE from the coding sequence GTGAAAAAAAAACTGATTGTTGTTACTGTTCTTCTGCTTACCCTTGCAGGGTTAGCATGGTTATATCATGACTATACTAGCGTAAAAGACAATACTCTGATTCTGTATGGCAACGTTGATATTCGCGAAGTCAATCTAGGATTTCGCGTGGCTGGCAGGCTGGCTAAGTTGAATGTGGATGAAGGCGATAAAGTTAAAAAAGGCGATGTACTCGCCACTCTGGACGACGAACCCTATCGCCATCAAGTGGCTAACGTCACTGCTCAAGTCAAATCGCTACGCGAACGTTTAAAGTTACGCGAAACAGGAAATCGTCCGCAGGAAATTGCGCAAGCCAAATCTCTGGTACATGAGCGCGAAGCCACCGCCAATAATGCCAAACTTTTATTAGCACGTTCCGAACAGACATTGCAAATCAAAGGTATCTCCACTCAGGATCGGGATAACGCAGAAACCAACTACCATGAAGCCGAAGCGCGTCTCACTTCCGCACGGGAAAATTTAGGCTTGTTAGAAGCGGGATATCGGAGTGAAGACAAAGCCCAGGCCAAAGCTGATCTGGAACAGGCCGAAGCCAGCTTGGCCAATGCCTTACTGCAAGTTAAAGATAGTGTACTCAGCGCGCCCGATGCGGGCATAATTTTAACTCGTGCGCAGGAAGCAGGTGCCATCTTACAGGCAGGTAATACTGTTTTTACTCTATCCTTACAAAACCCTGTGTGGGTGAGGGCCTATGTACACGAACCCGATCTGGGACGCATACATCCGGGCTCTCAGGTCCATATATATAGCGATACCCACCAAAACCAGCCGTTTAGTGGCAAGATTGGTTTTATATCCCCGCGCGCAGAATTTACCCCTAAAACCGTAGAGACTACGCAATTGCGTACTTCCCTGGTCTACCGTTTGCGTATAGTGGTGGAACATCCAGATGAAACTTTGCGGCAAGGCATGCCAGTGACTATTAAGCTCGCTGATGAAAATTCGCATGTTGCAAACTCAGAGATTACGCATGAGTGA
- a CDS encoding ATP-binding cassette domain-containing protein, with the protein MSDALVSVNNVQKIFKGATKPALNNISATLTPGCITGLVGPDGAGKTTLIRLLAGLMAPSAGQISIDGLDPIKDAVKLREFIGYMPQKFGLYEDLSVLENLQLHADLRGVIGEECTATFKRLLDFTDLTRFSSRYAGKLSGGMKQKLGLACALIGKPRLLLLDEPGVGVDPISRRELWKMVHVLIEQGITVVWSTAYLDEAELCDEVLLLNEGQLLFYGKPQVMTQRIEGRSLQIRHISGNRRQLLARTLRCPEVMDGVIQGHNIRLVLRADAQAPDLQVLNAGAAAEIIHVAPRFEDAFIEALGGGPGGDSVLAERLKAITGNTDTVVEAVELTKKFADFTATDHVNFAVKRGEIFGLLGPNGAGKSTTFRMMCGLLAPTSGTARVMGIDLKSSGSLARQKLGYMAQKFSLYGGLSVKQNLSFFSGIYGLRGEQQHKVMQAMIEVFKLQPFLDTTPDALSLGFKQRLALACAVMHEPPILFLDEPTSGVDPVTRREFWTHINGVVEKGVTVMVTTHFMDEAEYCDRIALVYRGRIIAAGTPDELKAQVATSQAPDPSMEDAFISLVQHQDEETSA; encoded by the coding sequence ATGAGTGACGCACTAGTCAGTGTAAATAATGTACAAAAGATCTTTAAAGGGGCAACAAAACCAGCCTTAAACAATATTTCAGCAACCTTAACACCGGGTTGCATTACCGGCTTAGTTGGGCCAGACGGTGCTGGTAAAACGACTCTAATTCGTCTATTGGCTGGATTAATGGCACCCAGTGCCGGACAGATTAGTATAGATGGACTGGACCCCATTAAAGATGCCGTAAAATTAAGAGAGTTTATTGGCTATATGCCGCAAAAATTTGGTCTTTACGAAGACTTATCGGTATTGGAAAATCTGCAACTACATGCCGATTTGCGCGGTGTGATCGGCGAAGAATGCACCGCAACCTTTAAACGCCTGCTGGATTTTACTGATTTAACCCGCTTCAGTAGCCGTTATGCCGGTAAATTATCAGGTGGAATGAAGCAAAAACTGGGGCTTGCTTGTGCCTTAATCGGCAAACCGCGTCTTTTGTTACTGGATGAACCGGGCGTGGGTGTGGATCCTATTTCCCGGCGCGAATTATGGAAGATGGTGCATGTGCTGATTGAACAAGGTATTACCGTGGTGTGGAGTACCGCTTATCTTGACGAAGCCGAGTTATGTGATGAAGTGTTGTTATTGAACGAAGGTCAACTGCTGTTTTACGGTAAACCACAAGTAATGACGCAACGTATAGAGGGGCGCAGCTTGCAAATTCGGCACATCAGCGGCAATCGCCGCCAATTGCTGGCACGCACCTTACGCTGCCCAGAAGTGATGGATGGTGTCATCCAGGGCCACAATATCAGACTGGTATTACGTGCAGATGCACAAGCTCCCGATCTGCAAGTGCTAAACGCTGGTGCTGCAGCAGAAATTATTCATGTAGCACCGCGCTTTGAAGATGCATTTATTGAAGCTCTCGGCGGTGGACCAGGTGGCGATTCTGTACTTGCGGAGCGCTTAAAAGCCATTACAGGAAATACGGATACCGTGGTTGAAGCTGTCGAACTTACCAAAAAATTTGCAGACTTTACTGCCACTGATCATGTCAATTTTGCTGTTAAACGTGGCGAAATTTTTGGCTTGTTAGGACCGAACGGCGCAGGCAAATCCACCACCTTTAGAATGATGTGCGGCTTACTGGCACCCACATCAGGTACGGCACGCGTAATGGGCATAGACCTTAAATCCTCCGGCAGTCTGGCTAGGCAAAAATTGGGATATATGGCCCAGAAATTTTCTCTGTATGGCGGTTTGTCGGTTAAGCAAAACCTGTCATTCTTTTCGGGCATATACGGATTACGCGGCGAACAACAGCATAAAGTCATGCAGGCCATGATTGAGGTATTCAAGTTGCAACCGTTTCTTGATACGACACCGGATGCGCTTTCTCTCGGTTTTAAACAACGGTTGGCCTTGGCGTGTGCGGTCATGCACGAGCCGCCAATATTATTTTTGGATGAACCCACTTCAGGTGTTGATCCAGTCACGCGTCGTGAGTTCTGGACACATATCAATGGTGTAGTCGAAAAAGGTGTCACGGTCATGGTCACCACCCATTTTATGGATGAAGCTGAATATTGCGACCGTATTGCCCTGGTGTATCGGGGACGCATTATCGCTGCAGGCACACCAGATGAGCTAAAAGCACAAGTCGCTACCAGCCAAGCGCCCGATCCCAGCATGGAAGATGCATTTATTAGTCTGGTGCAGCACCAGGATGAAGAGACATCGGCATGA
- a CDS encoding ABC transporter permease, translated as MNNSLSYRRLRALCLKETLQILRDPSSHIIAFILPVVLLFIFGFGINLDASALRVGLVLEDTSTEARHFADNLYGSPYFTVTTGLNRDAMELAMTKQEVRGFVVIPSDFSVKLQRTTTTAPLFLISDGSEPNTANFVNNYVQGAWNDWLWQRAKERGEALPAAVGVEPRFWFNTAAESRNYIIPGSITIIMTVIGTLLTSLVIAREWERGTMEALLASPMTRTELLLSKLLPYYVLGITSLFLCVAVSVVLLNVPFRGSLLVLWAIGSLFLASSLGIGLLFSTLLRNQFDAAQAALNAAFLPALMLSGFIYEIRSMPSIIQDVSYLIPARYFVTAIQTLFQVGNVWSILFSSSLFLLLASVFFIGLTALKTRKGLE; from the coding sequence ATGAACAACAGCCTTTCATATCGACGTCTGCGCGCCTTATGTTTAAAAGAAACCTTACAAATTTTGCGAGACCCCAGTAGTCACATCATCGCTTTCATACTACCCGTTGTATTATTATTCATTTTTGGGTTTGGGATTAATTTGGATGCTAGTGCGTTGCGCGTGGGTTTAGTGCTGGAAGATACCAGCACAGAGGCTCGGCATTTTGCCGATAATCTTTACGGCTCCCCTTACTTTACAGTGACAACGGGTTTAAATCGAGATGCCATGGAACTTGCCATGACTAAACAAGAAGTCAGAGGCTTTGTCGTCATTCCCAGTGATTTTTCCGTTAAATTGCAACGCACAACCACCACTGCACCGTTGTTCTTGATCAGCGATGGTTCCGAACCCAATACCGCCAATTTCGTCAATAACTATGTACAGGGGGCGTGGAATGACTGGTTATGGCAACGCGCAAAGGAACGCGGGGAGGCACTGCCAGCCGCTGTGGGGGTTGAACCTCGCTTTTGGTTCAATACGGCTGCAGAAAGCCGAAATTATATAATTCCAGGTTCTATCACCATTATTATGACGGTCATTGGTACTCTGCTCACTTCGCTGGTTATCGCACGTGAATGGGAGCGCGGTACTATGGAAGCCTTACTGGCATCACCCATGACACGTACTGAGTTATTACTCAGCAAATTACTACCCTATTATGTATTGGGCATTACTTCCCTGTTTTTATGCGTGGCCGTTTCGGTAGTATTGCTCAACGTACCGTTTCGAGGTTCTTTACTGGTGTTATGGGCAATTGGTAGCTTATTTTTAGCCAGCAGCCTAGGCATTGGTTTGTTATTTTCAACCCTGCTGCGTAATCAGTTTGATGCCGCTCAGGCCGCACTGAATGCTGCATTTTTACCGGCACTGATGTTGTCCGGTTTTATCTACGAAATTCGCAGCATGCCTAGTATCATTCAGGATGTCAGTTACCTGATTCCCGCGCGTTATTTTGTAACCGCCATTCAAACATTGTTTCAGGTAGGTAATGTTTGGTCAATATTGTTTAGCAGCAGCTTATTCTTACTATTGGCTTCGGTATTTTTTATTGGCTTGACAGCCTTAAAAACACGCAAAGGGCTGGAATAA
- a CDS encoding ABC transporter permease: MLSRITTLILKELHALLRDRQSRVILIVPVILELALFPFAATLEVNNNTLAVFNEDNGQPSFELIQRFSQAQAFSELISLYKEADINQVLDNQHALMVIRIPADFSRNINAGSNTSIQVLLDGRRSNSGQIALGYVQQILQAFSVEGLHTKQPFMHAQLLIRNRYNPNLDYVRHIVPSLVAIITTISTLIVTALSVAREREQGTLDQLLVSPLTPGMIMVGKTVPAMIVAMLQATIILLAGIFIYKIPFVGSFSYLYLSMIFYILALAGFGLLISSICATQQQAFLGVFSFVMPTVLLSGFVSPIENMPVWLQYLDWFNPLRHFIVIVKGVFLKDIDLSILLPNLWPLLIIALITLVPANWMFRRHLG, translated from the coding sequence ATGTTATCTCGCATTACCACCCTTATCCTTAAAGAATTACATGCATTGCTGCGTGATCGACAATCGCGCGTCATTTTGATAGTGCCAGTGATCTTGGAATTAGCGCTGTTTCCTTTCGCCGCTACGCTGGAGGTAAACAATAATACCTTAGCGGTTTTTAATGAAGACAACGGCCAACCCAGTTTTGAATTGATCCAGCGATTTTCGCAAGCGCAAGCATTCAGCGAACTCATTTCACTTTATAAAGAGGCAGACATCAATCAGGTTTTGGATAATCAACACGCCTTAATGGTGATTCGTATTCCAGCTGATTTTTCTCGCAACATAAACGCTGGCAGCAATACTTCCATTCAGGTTTTACTGGACGGCCGCCGCTCTAACAGTGGACAAATAGCTTTGGGGTATGTGCAGCAAATCCTGCAAGCCTTTAGTGTGGAAGGCCTGCATACTAAACAGCCGTTTATGCATGCACAGCTATTGATCCGTAATCGCTACAATCCCAATCTTGATTATGTGCGGCACATTGTACCCAGCTTGGTGGCCATTATCACCACCATCAGCACCCTGATTGTTACCGCCCTATCGGTAGCACGCGAACGAGAACAGGGGACTTTAGATCAATTATTGGTATCGCCGTTAACGCCCGGCATGATTATGGTGGGTAAAACCGTACCCGCCATGATAGTGGCTATGCTGCAAGCTACTATCATTCTGTTGGCAGGTATCTTTATTTATAAAATTCCATTTGTTGGTTCATTCTCTTATCTTTACCTGAGCATGATATTTTACATATTGGCATTGGCAGGTTTTGGACTACTCATCTCCTCTATCTGTGCAACCCAACAACAGGCTTTTCTGGGGGTATTTAGTTTTGTGATGCCTACCGTACTACTGTCTGGATTTGTATCACCCATTGAAAATATGCCAGTCTGGTTACAGTACCTGGATTGGTTTAACCCACTGCGGCATTTTATCGTTATAGTCAAAGGTGTGTTTCTCAAAGACATTGATCTGAGCATTTTGCTACCTAATTTATGGCCATTGCTGATCATTGCCCTTATCACTTTAGTCCCCGCCAACTGGATGTTTCGACGACATCTTGGATAA